Proteins encoded in a region of the Deefgea piscis genome:
- the gltB gene encoding glutamate synthase large subunit: MDRQSWLKGTLYRPQFEQDSCGFGLIAQMDDKPSHWLVSTAINSLACLTHRGAVAADGKSGDGCGLLFRLPKGFLRAVAADNGYVLAEQFTAGLVFSALDKTESAKSISNLVSALESQGLQVAGVRDVPVNLDALGAAAMRSLPTIQQIFVNSPVTLSELDFARRLYQARRLAEKANTADAAFYIPTLNPYVMSYKGLVTPENLPVFYLDLKDERFASSMAVYHQRFSTNTWPQWKLAQPFRFLAHNGEINTLTGNRAWARAREAIMDSNALDMEAIRPIVQTNGSDSMSMDNMLESLVLGGVDVFRAFRLMVPPAWQNVDTNDRDLRAFYEYNSLHMEPWDGPAGIVWAAGDYAGCALDRNGLRPARYVITKDRHITIASEIGVWGYKPEEVVKKGRVKPGQIVAVDFKSGEFIESDVIDNKLKTAQPYRAWLKEHAQHLEMAADNSPLEEMDKAALLTYQKQFQLTFEERDQILRILANDGQEAIGSMGDDTPMAVLSEKVRSPYDFLRQQFAQVTNPPIDPIREAIVMSLNTCFGPERNLFEDGPDHAKRMEVTSPVLSTDKFAVLTSQTDPDFKTAHFALTFEGVSLQAAIEKLQADVIASVNAGTVIIVLSDKNIAKGRMPIPALFAVGAVHHGLINAGLRCKTNIIVETATTRDPHHFACLIGYGATAVVPYLAYQTIKELVDMGQVEGTLEKAANNFRKGINKGLMKILSKMGISTVASYRGSQLFEGVGIGEEVIDLCLTGTVSRISGANFADFEADQIKLNKLAFNPMRPLAQGGLLKYVFGEEYHAYNPDVVMQLQKAVQGGDYKEYSKYAALVNTRPVAMLRDLMALQIDPAKSISIDEVEPISSIVKRFDSAGMSLGALSPEAHEALAEGMHRLGARSNSGEGGEDEARYGTSKMSKIKQVASGRFGVTPHYLVNAEVLQIKVAQGAKPGEGGQLPGDKVSPLIAKLRHSKPGISLISPPPHHDIYSIEDLAQLIFDLKQVNPEALVSVKLVAEPGVGTIAAGVAKAYADLITISGYDGGTAASPLASVKYAGSPFELGLTEAQQVLRANGLRGRVRVQADGGLKTGLDVVKAAIMGAESFGFGTGPMVALGCKYLRICHLNNCATGVATQEIKLRSKFFIGLPEMVVNYFTFIAQETRELMAALGVRTFEEMIGRTEMLGLIDGATERQQKLALGALLSQGSTPDSESRFCVDERNPSFDKGELAEEMVKDALAGIKAKTPQRFEYDVRNIHRSIGARLSGEIAKAHGADGLPEGTLHLKLHGSAGQSFGVWNAKGLTLELAGDANDYVGKGMNGGQVIIYPPVGSEFASSDAVIAGNTCLYGATGGELFAAGMAGERFAVRNSGATAVIEGVGDHGCEYMTGGCVVVLGETGYNFGAGMTGGFALVYDPKQKFAYRYNNELIDTNLINGEAYGAIRAFLKDKITAHVALTGSSKGAELLANFDEAVDYFWLVKPKVAKLDALLKD, translated from the coding sequence ATGGATAGACAAAGCTGGTTGAAGGGCACGTTGTACCGCCCGCAGTTCGAGCAAGATAGCTGCGGCTTCGGTTTGATTGCACAAATGGATGATAAGCCGAGTCACTGGCTGGTCTCGACTGCGATCAATTCGCTGGCCTGTTTGACTCACCGCGGAGCGGTGGCTGCTGATGGTAAATCGGGCGATGGTTGTGGTTTGCTATTTCGCTTGCCAAAGGGCTTTTTACGCGCAGTTGCTGCGGATAATGGCTACGTCTTAGCTGAGCAGTTTACTGCGGGCTTGGTTTTTTCTGCGCTCGATAAAACTGAGTCGGCCAAGTCGATCAGCAATCTCGTGTCAGCGCTTGAAAGCCAAGGCTTGCAAGTAGCGGGTGTTCGCGACGTACCAGTCAACCTCGATGCGCTTGGCGCAGCGGCAATGCGCTCTTTGCCGACCATTCAGCAAATCTTTGTTAATTCGCCAGTGACCCTGTCGGAGCTTGATTTTGCTCGACGTTTGTATCAAGCGCGTCGCTTGGCAGAAAAAGCCAATACGGCTGATGCCGCTTTCTACATCCCAACACTCAACCCTTATGTGATGTCATATAAGGGCTTGGTGACACCAGAAAATCTGCCGGTCTTTTATCTCGATTTAAAAGACGAGCGTTTTGCTTCGAGTATGGCGGTGTATCACCAACGTTTCTCGACCAATACGTGGCCACAATGGAAATTGGCGCAGCCTTTCCGTTTCCTCGCACACAATGGTGAAATCAACACGCTGACGGGTAACCGCGCGTGGGCACGTGCACGTGAAGCGATCATGGACAGCAATGCGCTGGATATGGAAGCGATTCGTCCTATCGTGCAAACCAACGGTTCAGACTCGATGAGTATGGACAATATGTTGGAAAGCTTGGTGCTCGGCGGTGTGGATGTGTTCCGCGCTTTCCGTTTGATGGTGCCACCAGCTTGGCAAAACGTCGATACCAATGACCGCGATTTACGCGCTTTCTACGAATACAACTCGCTGCACATGGAGCCATGGGATGGCCCAGCTGGTATCGTTTGGGCCGCTGGCGACTACGCCGGTTGTGCGCTTGACCGTAACGGTTTGCGTCCAGCGCGTTATGTGATTACCAAAGATCGCCATATCACCATCGCCTCGGAAATCGGCGTATGGGGCTACAAGCCAGAAGAAGTAGTGAAAAAAGGCCGTGTGAAACCAGGCCAAATCGTTGCCGTTGATTTCAAATCGGGCGAGTTTATCGAATCTGATGTAATTGATAACAAACTCAAAACGGCACAACCATACCGCGCTTGGCTCAAAGAACACGCCCAGCATTTGGAAATGGCTGCTGACAATAGTCCACTCGAAGAGATGGACAAAGCCGCCTTGCTGACGTACCAAAAACAATTCCAGTTGACGTTTGAAGAGCGCGATCAAATCTTGCGCATCTTGGCCAATGACGGTCAAGAAGCGATTGGTTCGATGGGTGACGACACGCCGATGGCGGTGTTGTCAGAAAAAGTGCGTTCACCGTATGACTTCTTGCGCCAACAATTCGCGCAAGTAACCAACCCACCGATCGACCCGATCCGTGAAGCGATTGTCATGTCGCTGAACACTTGCTTTGGCCCTGAGCGCAATCTGTTTGAAGATGGCCCAGACCACGCCAAACGTATGGAAGTGACTTCGCCAGTGTTGTCGACGGATAAATTCGCCGTCTTGACCAGCCAAACTGATCCAGACTTCAAAACTGCACATTTTGCATTGACGTTTGAAGGCGTAAGCTTGCAAGCGGCAATTGAAAAGCTGCAAGCCGATGTCATCGCTAGCGTAAACGCTGGCACGGTGATTATCGTGTTGTCGGATAAAAACATCGCCAAAGGCCGTATGCCGATTCCGGCATTATTCGCCGTCGGTGCGGTACATCATGGCTTGATCAACGCCGGTTTGCGTTGCAAAACCAATATCATCGTTGAAACCGCCACTACCCGCGACCCACATCATTTCGCCTGTTTGATTGGCTACGGCGCCACCGCAGTCGTGCCTTACCTTGCTTACCAAACGATCAAAGAATTGGTCGATATGGGCCAAGTGGAAGGCACGCTAGAAAAAGCAGCGAACAATTTCCGTAAGGGTATCAATAAAGGCTTGATGAAAATCTTGTCGAAAATGGGTATCTCGACCGTGGCTTCGTATCGCGGTTCGCAATTGTTTGAAGGTGTCGGGATTGGTGAAGAAGTGATCGATTTGTGCCTAACTGGCACGGTATCGCGTATTTCTGGGGCTAACTTCGCTGATTTTGAAGCCGATCAAATCAAACTGAATAAATTAGCCTTCAACCCAATGCGCCCATTGGCACAAGGTGGTTTGCTGAAATATGTGTTTGGTGAGGAATATCACGCTTACAACCCAGATGTGGTGATGCAGCTGCAAAAAGCGGTGCAAGGCGGTGATTATAAGGAATACAGCAAATACGCGGCACTGGTGAATACTCGCCCAGTGGCCATGTTGCGCGATTTGATGGCATTGCAAATTGACCCCGCCAAATCGATCTCGATCGACGAAGTTGAGCCAATTTCATCGATTGTGAAGCGTTTTGACTCCGCCGGTATGTCGCTGGGTGCCTTAAGCCCAGAAGCGCACGAAGCGTTGGCAGAAGGTATGCATCGCCTTGGCGCTCGCTCGAACTCGGGTGAGGGTGGTGAAGACGAAGCGCGCTACGGCACGTCAAAAATGTCGAAAATCAAGCAAGTCGCCTCAGGTCGTTTCGGCGTTACGCCGCACTACTTGGTGAATGCTGAAGTACTGCAAATTAAAGTGGCACAAGGCGCTAAGCCGGGTGAAGGCGGCCAATTGCCGGGCGATAAAGTCTCGCCGCTGATTGCTAAATTGCGTCACAGCAAGCCGGGCATTAGCTTGATTTCACCGCCACCGCATCACGATATTTATTCGATTGAAGACTTGGCGCAGTTGATTTTTGACTTGAAGCAGGTCAACCCAGAAGCCTTGGTTTCAGTGAAGTTGGTGGCAGAACCAGGCGTCGGCACCATTGCTGCCGGTGTGGCCAAAGCCTACGCCGATTTGATTACGATTTCGGGGTATGACGGCGGAACCGCTGCTTCGCCGCTGGCTTCAGTTAAATACGCCGGCTCACCGTTTGAGCTTGGCCTGACCGAAGCGCAACAAGTATTGCGTGCCAATGGTCTGCGTGGCCGGGTTCGCGTGCAAGCGGATGGTGGTTTGAAAACCGGTCTAGACGTGGTGAAAGCCGCGATCATGGGCGCGGAAAGTTTCGGCTTTGGTACTGGCCCGATGGTGGCTTTGGGTTGCAAATACTTGCGTATTTGCCACTTGAACAATTGCGCAACGGGTGTGGCAACACAAGAAATCAAATTGCGTAGCAAGTTCTTTATCGGCTTGCCAGAAATGGTGGTGAATTACTTCACTTTCATCGCGCAAGAAACTCGTGAATTGATGGCGGCGCTGGGTGTACGCACATTTGAAGAAATGATTGGCCGCACTGAAATGCTCGGCTTAATCGACGGCGCAACTGAAAGACAACAAAAACTCGCGCTGGGTGCATTGCTCAGCCAAGGCAGCACGCCAGATTCAGAATCACGCTTCTGCGTGGATGAGCGCAACCCAAGTTTTGACAAGGGTGAGTTGGCTGAAGAAATGGTTAAAGACGCGCTGGCAGGCATTAAAGCCAAAACGCCACAACGCTTTGAATACGATGTCCGCAATATTCATCGTTCAATCGGTGCGCGTTTGTCAGGTGAAATCGCCAAAGCACACGGCGCAGATGGTTTGCCAGAAGGCACTTTGCACTTGAAATTGCACGGTTCAGCCGGTCAATCATTTGGGGTGTGGAATGCCAAAGGTTTGACATTGGAACTCGCTGGCGACGCCAACGATTACGTCGGTAAAGGCATGAACGGCGGCCAAGTGATTATCTATCCACCCGTGGGTAGCGAATTTGCTTCCAGCGACGCAGTCATTGCCGGTAACACGTGTCTGTATGGCGCAACCGGCGGTGAATTGTTTGCTGCGGGTATGGCCGGTGAGCGTTTCGCGGTGCGTAACTCAGGCGCGACAGCGGTGATTGAAGGTGTTGGCGATCACGGTTGTGAATACATGACTGGCGGCTGCGTAGTGGTGCTCGGTGAAACCGGTTACAACTTTGGTGCGGGTATGACCGGTGGTTTTGCACTGGTTTACGATCCGAAGCAAAAATTTGCTTATCGCTACAACAACGAACTAATCGATACCAACTTGATCAACGGTGAAGCCTACGGCGCTATTCGTGCTTTCTTGAAAGACAAAATCACTGCCCACGTGGCATTGACTGGGTCGAGCAAGGGCGCTGAACTGCTGGCGAACTTTGATGAAGCAGTCGATTACTTCTGGTTGGTGAAACCAAAAGTGGCCAAGCTCGACGCATTGCTAAAAGACTAA
- a CDS encoding glutamate synthase subunit beta, with amino-acid sequence MGKPTGFLEIERVKDSYEPVAQRLTHYREFVPALSDDKAKLQGARCMDCGIPFCNNGCPVNNVIPDFNDLVYHQDWKTALDVLHSTNNFPEFTGRVCPAPCEAACTLGINDDPVGIKSIERSIIDKGWENGWVLPQIASVKTGKKVAVVGSGPAGLAAAQQLARAGHAVTVFEKNAAVGGLLRYGIPDFKLEQSVIDRRLAQLKAEGILFKTNTIVGSKDIPAGIVCDAQTVITPAELDAEFDAVILAGGAEVPRDLPVAGRELKGVHYALELLIAQNKQVAGGAANPIHAAGKHVVVIGGGDTGSDCVGTSNRHGAASVTQLELMPQPPEQENKPLVWPYWPVKMRTSSSHEEGADRDFAVQTQAFVGENGVLKAVQLVRLAWQDGKPTPIAGSEFELPADLVFLAMGFTHPVASILDAFGVEKDARGNAKATTEGQACYQTNVAKVFAAGDMRRGQSLIVWAIREGRQAAREVDQFLMGKTVLPR; translated from the coding sequence ATGGGCAAGCCAACTGGATTTTTAGAAATTGAACGCGTCAAAGACAGTTACGAGCCGGTGGCCCAGCGCCTAACGCATTATCGTGAATTTGTTCCGGCATTAAGCGATGACAAAGCCAAATTGCAAGGCGCACGCTGCATGGACTGCGGCATTCCGTTTTGCAATAACGGCTGCCCAGTTAACAATGTGATCCCTGATTTTAATGATTTGGTCTACCACCAAGACTGGAAAACCGCGTTGGATGTACTGCATTCAACCAATAACTTTCCGGAGTTTACTGGCCGTGTGTGCCCTGCGCCGTGCGAAGCCGCCTGTACGCTAGGCATTAATGATGATCCGGTCGGTATTAAATCCATCGAGCGCTCGATTATTGATAAAGGCTGGGAAAACGGCTGGGTGCTACCGCAAATTGCTAGCGTTAAAACCGGTAAAAAAGTCGCTGTTGTTGGTTCTGGCCCAGCGGGTTTGGCTGCCGCGCAGCAGCTGGCGCGGGCTGGTCACGCCGTTACGGTGTTTGAGAAAAACGCCGCAGTGGGTGGTTTACTGCGCTACGGCATTCCTGATTTTAAATTAGAGCAATCGGTGATTGATCGTCGTTTGGCGCAATTAAAAGCTGAGGGTATTTTATTTAAGACCAATACCATTGTTGGTTCTAAAGACATACCTGCTGGTATCGTTTGCGATGCGCAAACCGTGATTACTCCTGCAGAGCTCGATGCTGAGTTTGACGCAGTGATTTTGGCCGGTGGCGCAGAAGTGCCGCGTGATTTACCCGTAGCGGGGCGCGAGCTAAAAGGTGTGCATTACGCTTTGGAATTGCTGATCGCGCAAAACAAACAAGTGGCCGGCGGTGCTGCCAATCCAATCCATGCGGCGGGTAAACATGTGGTGGTGATTGGTGGTGGCGATACCGGTTCTGACTGCGTGGGGACCAGTAACCGGCATGGCGCAGCGAGCGTGACGCAGCTGGAATTAATGCCACAACCGCCAGAGCAAGAAAACAAACCGCTGGTTTGGCCATATTGGCCGGTCAAAATGCGCACTTCGAGTAGTCATGAAGAAGGTGCTGATCGTGATTTTGCCGTGCAAACGCAAGCGTTTGTTGGTGAAAATGGCGTACTCAAAGCGGTGCAGTTGGTGCGTTTAGCATGGCAAGACGGCAAACCGACGCCGATTGCTGGCAGTGAATTTGAACTGCCAGCCGATTTGGTGTTCTTGGCGATGGGCTTTACCCATCCTGTTGCTAGCATTCTTGACGCCTTTGGCGTCGAAAAAGATGCGCGTGGCAATGCCAAAGCCACCACTGAGGGCCAAGCTTGCTATCAAACCAATGTTGCCAAAGTATTTGCCGCGGGTGATATGCGCCGTGGTCAATCGTTAATTGTGTGGGCCATCCGCGAAGGCCGCCAAGCCGCACGTGAGGTCGATCAATTCTTGATGGGCAAAACCGTACTGCCACGTTGA